CACAAACTAAGAAAAATGAAAAGAATCTACAACAGGCTAAATACTTCATCGATATGTTGAATATGATACAAAAGAAGACATCAGGAAACCTATCAGAAGAAGAATCAAAATTGCTAAATAGTACTGTTGCAAACCTTAAAATGAATTTTGTTAGCGCTTGTAATGAGGCTGGTATACAAACAAAATCTAAAAAAGAATAATTATTGTCAGAACGAAATCTCGGCGACTAGCCATTCCGGTGATCTTCCCTGCCAAAAATATGCAGGGACAAGCTTGAGCCGGAATCTAATCATTCCGAGCAGGTAGATTCCGCTAAAAGCATGCGGGAATGACAGAAAGGATGTTTTCGTTCAGACACTAATTAGAAACATTAAAGTAAATTGTTGAATTTGGTTTTAAAGCGATATGAATTTTGGAGGAAATGAATGGATCAAAATAAAATGTTGAATCGATGGGTCGCAGCCGCAACGCTTATTGTTACGAGTTTCGTCTATTTAGTCACCGTTGCCCCGGATGTTTCTTTTTGGGATGCTGGTGAGTTCATTGCTTGTTCTTATACATTAAGTGTGATGCACCCACCCGGGGCTCCACTTTACATCCTTTTGGGCCGTATTTTTACATTTCTTCCGATCAGTAATATCGCTTTTCGCATAAATTTAATGTCGGTGCTTTCAAGTGCACTAACCGTAATGTTCCTTTATTTAATTATCGTACGTTTAATCAACCAGTTTCGCGGAAAACCACGAAACTATTACGAACGCCTGTTGGTTTTTGGCAGCGCTGCTATCGGTGCATTTTCCTTCGCATTTACAGACAGTTTCTGGTTCAATGCTGTAGAAGCTGAGGTTTATGCGATTAGCATGTTGTTTACTGCAATTGTGGTCTGGCTTATACTTTTATGGGGAGATAAATCAGAGGATAGTAAGAATTTAAGTTACCTTGTTTTAATTGTTTTTTTATTTAGTCTGGCTACTGGAATTCACTTATTAAATATACTCACTTTTCTATTTGTGCTATTCATAATTCACCTTAGAAAAAATGAATCCGCAAAAAAATTAGTTTGGGTTTTATTTTTTCAGGCGCTTATTCCACTCACTCTATATATCCTTATCTTTAACTATGATCCTGCATCAATGGGTTATGTACAGTTCCTTGCTCACCAAGCTAAAGCTGGAACATTTCTCATGTACGC
The sequence above is a segment of the candidate division KSB1 bacterium genome. Coding sequences within it:
- a CDS encoding DUF1844 domain-containing protein → MGENEKVDVMFAQLVLQFQSAAQIQLGLSENPQTKKNEKNLQQAKYFIDMLNMIQKKTSGNLSEEESKLLNSTVANLKMNFVSACNEAGIQTKSKKE